The following are from one region of the Rosistilla carotiformis genome:
- a CDS encoding glycosyltransferase family 4 protein: protein MSPRYRIAVITRTYPPKGGGIAAAHFNLARCLRKRHDVGIFAFDDNDAAVEPNVTRAKTAAPLAWMLQAAATAWVRRYARAESATNCQRIFRIIPAVRRLNRALRSFRPDFVLCPDNFVPALALKLPIGSKLIWVAHHNFRRFEGNPIATQYSWIDLQLAHRLELRAFQKADAVVAVSQYIADVTSQTLKPNCDIRVIRNFVDTEFLDQMGACSLKSRLGMSPHTTLVYIPSGGVAIKGERYTCEIIRRLSTIGDIAFFVSGAISPTLRFELDQLPKHVVVHSPGPQSYMHNLADVAACDLAVSPTLIENFSSALVEALALGVPVVTWDVGGNRELVESGVNGFIVPFLDMESLIQRAMELANSSELRASMQKLARTSVKNLVRPERVLEEYDNLFQSVLAAS from the coding sequence ATGTCGCCACGTTACCGCATTGCCGTTATCACACGCACCTACCCGCCGAAGGGAGGAGGCATCGCGGCAGCACATTTCAACTTGGCCAGATGCCTGCGGAAACGACACGACGTTGGCATCTTTGCGTTCGACGATAATGACGCGGCGGTTGAACCCAACGTGACCCGTGCAAAGACCGCGGCCCCGTTGGCTTGGATGCTACAGGCGGCGGCAACCGCGTGGGTCAGACGATACGCCAGAGCGGAATCGGCAACAAATTGTCAACGTATCTTTCGGATCATTCCTGCGGTGCGGCGTTTGAACCGTGCACTTCGATCATTCCGTCCCGATTTTGTCCTGTGCCCCGATAATTTTGTTCCCGCACTCGCGCTAAAGCTTCCTATCGGCAGCAAGTTGATTTGGGTCGCACACCACAATTTTCGTCGATTTGAAGGCAATCCAATCGCCACGCAGTACTCGTGGATCGACCTGCAACTTGCGCATCGATTGGAGCTGCGAGCGTTTCAAAAGGCGGATGCCGTTGTGGCTGTTTCTCAGTATATTGCCGACGTGACATCCCAAACGTTGAAACCGAACTGTGATATTCGAGTGATTCGAAATTTTGTCGACACGGAATTTTTGGATCAAATGGGGGCGTGTTCACTGAAATCGCGACTTGGTATGTCACCGCACACGACGCTGGTCTACATTCCGTCGGGCGGCGTGGCGATCAAGGGCGAACGGTACACCTGCGAAATCATTCGGCGCCTTTCCACGATCGGTGACATCGCGTTTTTTGTCTCGGGAGCGATTTCGCCAACGCTTCGATTCGAATTAGACCAATTGCCAAAACACGTTGTCGTACATTCCCCCGGCCCCCAATCCTACATGCACAATCTGGCGGACGTTGCGGCGTGTGATTTGGCTGTTTCCCCGACGCTTATAGAAAACTTCAGTAGTGCACTTGTCGAGGCACTTGCGTTGGGTGTGCCGGTTGTCACCTGGGACGTTGGGGGCAACCGCGAACTGGTTGAATCCGGCGTCAACGGCTTTATCGTCCCGTTTCTGGACATGGAGTCTTTGATTCAACGTGCGATGGAATTGGCGAATTCATCAGAGTTGCGTGCTAGCATGCAAAAACTGGCGAGGACTTCTGTCAAGAATCTCGTTCGTCCC
- a CDS encoding glycosyltransferase family 4 protein, producing MGLKSKYRQWRVAHADNARAKGMQGQQSVALGFAWRAANIGGVRRHLECIEKYSQHAVALYPSTPSHDFLKTRDERSQYHADLGDPLIDRHSLFHSHVDPDFIAIAQRAQKAGKPWLHTYHLLYFPEDWDNNLAPWQQKINDCLLTQASKADLCLSVGTWLVDWLEENHGIETQFVPNGVDVDACDQADGNRFREAIGLDNFVLFVNSIAKVKNPAAFVEAARARPDQKFVMIGTNLTAEGIRAELKIDVPPNLIALGPLSHAQTLDAMSACKTFVMTSHREGLPTVLLEAMSMGKVCVAPRLPWSSDAIRLPEHGFLYDPEDPQDLVKTIDAATELEVMPMARQHVVDSFSWPVVARQLDDIYSGQLSSSARC from the coding sequence ATGGGACTGAAGTCGAAATATCGCCAGTGGCGAGTCGCCCACGCGGATAATGCTCGCGCAAAAGGTATGCAGGGCCAACAATCGGTCGCCCTTGGGTTCGCTTGGCGTGCGGCAAACATCGGTGGTGTGCGCCGTCATTTGGAATGCATTGAAAAATACTCACAGCATGCGGTCGCGTTGTACCCAAGTACTCCTTCGCACGACTTCTTAAAAACGCGTGATGAAAGATCCCAGTACCATGCGGATTTGGGCGATCCGTTAATCGACCGGCACAGTCTATTTCACTCTCACGTCGATCCGGATTTTATTGCGATTGCTCAGCGCGCACAAAAAGCCGGCAAACCTTGGTTGCACACCTATCATCTGCTGTATTTCCCCGAGGATTGGGATAACAACCTAGCACCGTGGCAACAAAAAATTAACGATTGTCTTCTGACTCAAGCGAGTAAGGCTGACCTGTGTTTGTCCGTTGGTACATGGTTGGTCGACTGGCTGGAAGAAAACCACGGAATTGAAACGCAGTTTGTGCCTAACGGTGTCGATGTCGATGCGTGTGATCAGGCAGATGGGAATCGATTTCGAGAAGCGATAGGTCTCGATAATTTTGTTCTATTCGTCAACAGTATTGCGAAAGTCAAAAATCCGGCAGCGTTTGTGGAAGCGGCCCGAGCTCGTCCAGACCAGAAGTTCGTGATGATCGGTACGAATCTCACTGCAGAAGGCATTCGGGCTGAATTGAAGATCGATGTGCCACCCAATCTTATTGCACTCGGTCCGTTGTCTCATGCACAAACCCTTGATGCGATGTCGGCATGCAAAACGTTTGTGATGACAAGCCACCGCGAGGGGCTTCCGACGGTTCTATTGGAAGCGATGTCGATGGGCAAGGTTTGCGTCGCGCCCCGACTTCCGTGGAGTTCCGATGCGATTCGCTTGCCGGAGCATGGGTTTCTTTACGATCCTGAGGACCCGCAGGATCTTGTCAAGACGATCGATGCAGCGACTGAACTCGAAGTGATGCCAATGGCGAGGCAACATGTTGTTGATTCATTCAGTTGGCCAGTGGTTGCCAGACAACTCGATGACATCTATTCGGGGCAGTTAAGCTCTTCCGCACGCTGCTAA